One genomic region from Sciurus carolinensis chromosome 2, mSciCar1.2, whole genome shotgun sequence encodes:
- the Znf774 gene encoding zinc finger protein 774 isoform X1 codes for MWLGTSGKSGLPGHCLKNSLQRCHPAQLEEWALKGISRPSAISQLEQKESPWVLPLQNLETRTILRESHTDFEHQVAKLSPDISETAEQCGTSSERTNKNISHSPNWGGNWDKALEVGGQHRTLPGEGQQEPFTQERDLNQFLHGYVGKKPMCAECGKSFNQSSYLIRHLRTHTGERPYKCIQCGKGFKQSSDLVTHRRTHTGEKPYQCSGCEKKFSDSSTLIKHQRTHTGERPYGCPECGKTFGRKPHLIMHQRTHTGEKPYTCLECHKSFSRSSNFITHQRIHTGVKPYRCNDCGDSFSQSSDLIKHQRTHTGERPFKCPECRKGFRDSSHFVAHMSTHSGERPFSCPDCHKSFSQSSHLVTHQRTHTGERPFKCNDCGKGFADSSALIKHQRIHTGERPYKCGECGKSFNQSSHFTTHQRIHLGDRPYPCPECGKTFNQRSHFLTHQRTHTGEKPFHCSKCDKSFRQKAHLLCHQNTHLI; via the exons ATGTGGCTGGGGACTTCAGGGAAGAGTGGGTTACCTGGACACTGCTTAAAGAATTCTCTTCAGAGATGCCACCCAGCACAGTTAGAAGAATGGGCTCTCAAAGG GATTTCTAGACCAAGTGCAATCTCCCAGCTGGAGCAGAAAGAATCACCATGGGTTCTACCACTCCAAAACCTTGAAACAAGGACAATCCTAAGGGAAAGTCACACAG ACTTTGAGCATCAGGTGGCAAAACTCAGTCCAGACATATCTGAAACAGCAGAACAATGTGGAACATCCTcagaaagaaccaataaaaatatttctcattctccTAATTGGGGAGGAAACTGGGACAAGGCCCTTGAAGTAGGAGGGCAACATAGAACCCTTCCAGGAGAGGGCCAGCAGGAGCCCTTTACACAGGAGAGGGATTTAAATCAGTTCCTACATGGATATGTAGGAAAGAAGCCTATGTGTGCAGAATGTGGGAAAAGCTTTAACCAGAGTTCCTATCTCATAAGACACCTAAGAACCCATACTGGTGAGAGACCTTATAAATGCATCCAGTGTGGGAAAGGCTTCAAACAGAGCTCAGACCTCGTCACTCATCGCAGAACACACAcgggagagaagccctaccaatgcaGTGGGTGTGAGAAAAAATTCAGCGACAGCTCAACACTCATCAAACATCAGAGAACCCATACAGGGGAGAGACCCTACGGGTGCCCAGAGTGTGGGAAGACTTTTGGCCGGAAGCCACACCTCATAATGCACCAAAGAAcgcacacaggagagaaaccctacacGTGCCTCGAATGTCATAAAAGCTTCAGTCGAAGCTCAAACTTCATCACCCACCAGAGGATTCACACAGGTGTGAAGCCTTACAGGTGTAATGACTGTGGGGACAGTTTTAGCCAGAGTTCAGATTTGATCAAGCACCAAAGAACCCACACAGGAGAACGGCCATTTAAATGCCCAGAGTGTAGGAAGGGTTTCAGAGACAGTTCTCATTTTGTAGCACACATGAGTACTCACTCAGGAGAAAGGCCTTTCAGTTGTCCCGACTGCCACAAAAGTTTCAGTCAGAGTTCCCATCTGGTCACACACCAGAGGACACATACAGGTGAGAGGCCTTTTAAGTGTAATGACTGTGGGAAAGGATTTGCTGACAGCTCTGCCCTCATTAAGCACCAACGAATTCACACAGGAGAAAGACCCTACAAATGTGGCGAGTGTGGAAAGAGCTTCAATCAGAGCTCCCACTTCACTACCCACCAACGCATTCACCTAGGAGACAGACCCTATCCATGTCCTGAATGTGGCAAGACCTTTAACCAGCGTTCTCATTTTCTCACACACCAAAGAACACATACAGGCGAAAAACCGTTCCACTGTAGTAAATGTGATAAGAGCTTCCGGCAGAAAGCACATCTCTTATGCCATCAAAACACCCATTTGATTTAG
- the Znf774 gene encoding zinc finger protein 774 isoform X2 has protein sequence MQGSCMLDFEHQVAKLSPDISETAEQCGTSSERTNKNISHSPNWGGNWDKALEVGGQHRTLPGEGQQEPFTQERDLNQFLHGYVGKKPMCAECGKSFNQSSYLIRHLRTHTGERPYKCIQCGKGFKQSSDLVTHRRTHTGEKPYQCSGCEKKFSDSSTLIKHQRTHTGERPYGCPECGKTFGRKPHLIMHQRTHTGEKPYTCLECHKSFSRSSNFITHQRIHTGVKPYRCNDCGDSFSQSSDLIKHQRTHTGERPFKCPECRKGFRDSSHFVAHMSTHSGERPFSCPDCHKSFSQSSHLVTHQRTHTGERPFKCNDCGKGFADSSALIKHQRIHTGERPYKCGECGKSFNQSSHFTTHQRIHLGDRPYPCPECGKTFNQRSHFLTHQRTHTGEKPFHCSKCDKSFRQKAHLLCHQNTHLI, from the exons atgcagggctcatgcatgctag ACTTTGAGCATCAGGTGGCAAAACTCAGTCCAGACATATCTGAAACAGCAGAACAATGTGGAACATCCTcagaaagaaccaataaaaatatttctcattctccTAATTGGGGAGGAAACTGGGACAAGGCCCTTGAAGTAGGAGGGCAACATAGAACCCTTCCAGGAGAGGGCCAGCAGGAGCCCTTTACACAGGAGAGGGATTTAAATCAGTTCCTACATGGATATGTAGGAAAGAAGCCTATGTGTGCAGAATGTGGGAAAAGCTTTAACCAGAGTTCCTATCTCATAAGACACCTAAGAACCCATACTGGTGAGAGACCTTATAAATGCATCCAGTGTGGGAAAGGCTTCAAACAGAGCTCAGACCTCGTCACTCATCGCAGAACACACAcgggagagaagccctaccaatgcaGTGGGTGTGAGAAAAAATTCAGCGACAGCTCAACACTCATCAAACATCAGAGAACCCATACAGGGGAGAGACCCTACGGGTGCCCAGAGTGTGGGAAGACTTTTGGCCGGAAGCCACACCTCATAATGCACCAAAGAAcgcacacaggagagaaaccctacacGTGCCTCGAATGTCATAAAAGCTTCAGTCGAAGCTCAAACTTCATCACCCACCAGAGGATTCACACAGGTGTGAAGCCTTACAGGTGTAATGACTGTGGGGACAGTTTTAGCCAGAGTTCAGATTTGATCAAGCACCAAAGAACCCACACAGGAGAACGGCCATTTAAATGCCCAGAGTGTAGGAAGGGTTTCAGAGACAGTTCTCATTTTGTAGCACACATGAGTACTCACTCAGGAGAAAGGCCTTTCAGTTGTCCCGACTGCCACAAAAGTTTCAGTCAGAGTTCCCATCTGGTCACACACCAGAGGACACATACAGGTGAGAGGCCTTTTAAGTGTAATGACTGTGGGAAAGGATTTGCTGACAGCTCTGCCCTCATTAAGCACCAACGAATTCACACAGGAGAAAGACCCTACAAATGTGGCGAGTGTGGAAAGAGCTTCAATCAGAGCTCCCACTTCACTACCCACCAACGCATTCACCTAGGAGACAGACCCTATCCATGTCCTGAATGTGGCAAGACCTTTAACCAGCGTTCTCATTTTCTCACACACCAAAGAACACATACAGGCGAAAAACCGTTCCACTGTAGTAAATGTGATAAGAGCTTCCGGCAGAAAGCACATCTCTTATGCCATCAAAACACCCATTTGATTTAG